One segment of Larus michahellis chromosome 14, bLarMic1.1, whole genome shotgun sequence DNA contains the following:
- the CHMP6 gene encoding charged multivesicular body protein 6, with protein sequence MGNLFGRKRRSRVTEQDKAVLQLKQQRDKLKQFQRRVGLSLQRERALARQLLQDGKREKALLLLKKKRYQEQLLDRTENQISNLERMVQDIEFTQIEMKVIEGLKIGNECLNKMHQVMSIEEVERIIGETQDAVEYQRQIDELLAGSLTEEDEDAILEELNAITQEQMELPEVPSEPLPEKIPEASPVKNKPKPELVAAS encoded by the exons atgGGGAACCTCTTCGGGCGGAAGCGGCGGAGCCGCGTCACGGAGCAGGATAAGGCGGTGCTG caactGAAGCAGCAGCGGGACAAGCTGAAGCAGTTCCAGAGGCGGGTGGGCCTCAGCCTGCAGCGGGAGCGCGCCCTGGCccggcagctgctgcaggacggGAAGCGGGA aaaagcCTTGCTCTTGCTAAAGAAGAAGCGTTACCAAGAGCAACTTCTAGATAGAACGGAAAACCAAATCAGCAACTTGGAGCGGATG gTCCAGGATATTGAATTCACCCAGATTGAAATGAAGGTCATCGAGGGCCTGAAAATAGGCAATGAATGTCTGAACAAAATGCACCAG GTTATGTCAATAGAAGAAGTAGAAAGAATAATAGGTGAAACTCAAGACGCTGTGGAGTACCAGAGG CAAATAGATGAGTTACTGGCTGGCAGCCTGACTGAGGAAGATGAAGATGCCATTCTAGAAGAATTAAACGCTATTACTCAG GAACAGATGGAGCTTCCAGAAGTTCCTTCTGAGCCACTCCCAGAAAAGATCCCAG AAGCGTCACCCGTCAAGAACAAGCCAAAACCAGAACTGGTGGCAGCATCCTAA